The window GATTCGAATCGGTATGTACCAGGTGGATTCGGATCGGTTTTTAAACCTCAACCAATGAGAAAGGAGTTATTTGAATGTTGAACAAGTTTGGTTTTATCATTACGGCAGGCATTGTGTGTGCGCTTGTGTGGGCGGTACCGACAGCGGCGCAGCAGGAGTCGCAGCAGGGCTACCAGGGACAACAGGGCGCTGTCCCGCCGAAGGTAGAGGTCAATGATGCAGAATTGGATAAAGCTGCTGCAGCATATGTGCAAATCGCAAAGATCCAGAAAGACTTCCAGGAATCTCTGCAGGCAGCCCCTGACCCCGATCAAAGAAAGGGCCTGCAACAAAAGGCCAACCAGAAGATGATTCAGGCGGTTGAAGGAGAAGGCATTGCCGTTGACGAGTACAGCCAGATCATAACGGCTGTCCAGTCTGATGACAACTTGAGAGAGAAGTTCATGGCTAAGCTTCAGGCGCTGCAAAGATAGCGCGGCTGTCAACCTGCCGCGACAGCAGCGGCTGAATCCCCCTGACCGACGGGATAAAGAACAACTCACAGCGTGCCCCATGGTCAGGGGGATTTTTCGGTTGGCAGACGTCATAGGCCAGGATCAGGTTGGGAAAGATGGACCGGTAGCGCTGGAGTTGTTCGGAGGACTCAATAAGATCCAGAGTCTCACTCTGCATGTATTCGTCTCCTTCCTTTGAGGGATGTTCAATTTCGTGCTTGACGTAGGATATTAGCGTAGGCATATTAGGGGGAAAATATATTCAATGAGGAGCATACTATGAGGACCACAATCAACATACAGGATGCGCTTATGGAGGAACTCCTCGCCCGGTCAAAGGCCGAGACCAAGACTCAGGCGGTGCAAGTGGCCATCACGGATTACCTCAAGAGGAAAGCCGCTGATGATCTTATCGCCCTCTCCGGCAATATCCACATCGATTCGGATTGGGAAGCGGACGAGGAAAGGGAACTGAATGAATACCGGGATCATAGCTGATACCTGCATATGGATCGAGTTTTTCCGCAAGCCGGACGCTGCGCTCACGGTGCACCTCAAACGCCTTATCAGGGAAGAGCAGGTGGTCATGACGGGCATGGTTCTGGCTGAGATACTGCAGGGGATCAAGTCGCAAAAAGAGGCGGGGCTGGTAAGGGACCATTTGCAGAAACTCCCCTATTTGGAGACGACTCGGAAAATATGGGAAAACGCCGGCCAAATATCGGCTTCTCTGCGCGCCCGGGGGATCACCATTCCGCTGTCCGATCTCATCATTGCGGCCACCGCCATGTCGCACGGCTGCGAGGTCTTTACGGTTGATCCTCATTTTGATCAGGTGAAGGAACTGAAACGGCATTATGCGGAATGACAGGAGGGATGGGACGGAATCTCTTGTTCGAGGCAGACCAGCTCAAGGCCTTCAAAAGCGCCAAATAATACCTTGCGAATTCCACACTGGAATCGAAACGGAAGGTCTCAGAGAATTTCGAAATCGAGTGATCGGTCCGACAGCCAAGACCATGGGGGCAGGTTGAAATTTGCGGGAAAGAGATGGTCGAAAAGATTGTGAAGCTGAGCGGCAACAGCGGCCGGGTCTATCTGCCGCTGCTCTGGGTCGGATGCCGTGTGAAAATCGTACGACTGGATTGATATGCTATACGGCCATGCTGTTCCAATGCCCCCGGTTCAGGGGAGTGAAGCCCTTTTGTCGGGCAATGATGTCGAGATGGAGGAGTTCAAAGGGGATGAGATCGCTTGGTGGTTTCTCGATCAGTTCGGAGGTATCCAGGCACGTGAGGTATTTGTTACATTTGTGGCATACGTAGACCTTTTCATGGGGCGTTTCCTTGGCGGCCAGATATTCCAGGGAATCGGCATCTTCGGTGCCGCAATAGGGACAGTGTATCCTGCGCAGCCGCCACTCGTAACTGCACAGGGCGCAGTGGAGCCATCGCTGACTCCCATGGGCCATCAGGAATTCCTGCTCCGCTTCGCCCTTCTTGAGAAAACTTGTGTCCGGATAGGCCCCGCAGATGGGGCAGTATCCCCTGTCCCAGGCAATCCCTTCTACATGCCGGGCCAGGCCGTGGGCCAGCCATTGAAGATAGGGCTTGAATACCTGCTTCAGTTCGATCCGGAGCACGTCCGGTTCAAGGCCCACTTCTTCTGCCAGTTTTCTTAGAGGCGCGTCCTCATTTCGGAGCAACATCCTCAGCCAGGCAGCCGGGGCCTTGGAATCCTCGACCACACTGGAAAACAACTTGGCGCCATCCGCTTTGAGGGGCGGAAAGGCTGTGCCCACGGCAGTCAGCATTTTCTTGACCCCGGCCGTTAGGCCGGGAACCCTCTCCTGGAATTCCACATCGAAGAGCAATGGGACCCCAGCCGAAAGCCGGGTCGGATCCGGGCGCACTATGCTCGGGGCCGACAGGGCCGCCAGTTCGGTCCTGAGTTCGGCCCCGGTCATCATGATCCCCATGAAGGCATCCAGGATCTCTTTCAAAACGGGCTTACGTTCCGCCATCGTCTGAATCTGAGTGGCGAGAGAGACTACGATATCGCTGTGGGGTGTTGCACTTTCCATAAATTTCCTCTGCACATATATAGGCTTTGTGAATCTCGATGTGTGATTGGCAATGAACAACCGCTTGTAAATGCGTGACGTATTGCCCGGAACCCAAAAAATTCATGTCCCGCTTCATTCGGATAAATGTGTTTCACTGATGAGCATCGCACTTGCCGACCTATTGCTTTGCCTCAATCACTGACCTCAGTTCATTTGCCGCATCCAGTGTCCCCTGGATGATCTGCGGCATCCTCTCCTTCGACATGGAATCCGTGAATCCGACAACCCATACGAGGAGGGGGAGGCCCCTGTGCAGGCCCAGGTATATGGCGAGGGCCTTCACGCCGGCCAGGTATTCTTCGTTATCCAAGGCAAATCCGTCCTGGCGCACCCTTGCCAGTTCTTTGATATACGCCGTTTCATCCACAATAGAGGCGGAGGTGTATTTTCGAAGCCCCTTTTCTTGAATGACGGCCAGGGCCTGTGTTTCGCTCAGGGATGCCAGATAGGCCTTCCCGACCGCCCCCGCAAGAAGAGGGATGGTGTCCCCGGGCGAGGAAGAGATGGTCAGCGTTTTTGAGGCCCTGGCCGCAGCCAGAATGATCCCCCTCGAATCACTCAGCACGCCAAGGAAGACCGTCTCGTTGATACGATTTCGAAGCCGTTCCAGGATCGGCCTGACTTCAGTGGACATGGCAAAGTAGTTTCGACTCTTGAAGGCCAAATCCATGATGGAGGGGCCGAGAAAGAACTTCTTTCGAAGGGGGGTCTGGTCCAGCGCGCCGACTGCAACAAGGGCCTGAATCAATCCGTGAGTGGTACTCTTGCTGAATCCGAGGTCCTGGGATATTTCGGCCAGACAAAGCCCGTCCTCAGCCGAGGCGACCCTTTGAAGCAGCTGAAACGCCTTTTGAACCGCGGGGGCCCGATAGCCTGTGCCATTTTCGGTTCGCGAGTGACGAGGAGCGATTTCAGGCCCCATTTTTCTTCTTTTTGAGCGCCATATAAACCCGTTCGGGGGTCAGGGGGAGTTCCCAGATGCGCACACCCGTTGCATTGTAAACCGCATTCAGGATCGCAGGGATGGTCGGCATGATCGCCCCTTCCCCCACCTCTTTGGCCCCGAAAGGCCCGTTTGGCTCATTGCTCTCCACAATGATGGCGTCTATGGGGGGCATGTCCAGGGCAGTCGGGATCTTGTACTCGCCCAGATTGGCATTCAGGATGCGTCCCCTGTCGTCGAATTTGACCTCCTCGAACATGGCCTCCCCCAGTCCCATGGAAAGGGAGCCCTCCATCTGTGCCTCCACCGAGGTCCGGTTAATGGCAAAGCCGCAGTCATGGGCATCGGTCATCCTGTCCACGGTGACCTTCCCTGTCTCCATGTCCACACTGACCTGCACCACCTGGGCCGAGCATCCGTATGCGGGCGAGGTGCCGACCGCGGCCCCCTTGAATTTCCCGCCGAGTTCTCCGGGCCTGTATTTGCCCGTCCCCACAATGGTCCCTTTCGCCAGGTAGGCGATTCGTGCGGCCTCCCTGAAGGTAAGGTCGTCACCGGCCGGCTGATCCTTCCAGCCCCGGTGCTCCTTGATATACCGGGTCCTGATCGGTTCAAAATCAGGCGTCCCCCTTTTGAACACAATCCGCCCCTTTTTGATGTCCATCTCCTCTTTCGGAACATCGAGGGCACCGGAGAGGACCTCCAGGACCTGCGCCTTGACACTCTCCGCCGCCATCTTGGTGGCATGACCGGTCATCAGGGTCTGCCTGCTGGAGTATGCCCCCAGATCCACCCCGAACTCGGTGTCCCCGGAGGATATGGAGACATGATCCAGGGGAACCCCTAACGCCTCTGCCGCGATCATGGCCATGGTGGTATCGGACCCCTGTCCGATCTCTGCGGAGCCGGTATATACATGGACGGTCCCTCCGTCTTCGCTGAGTTTGACGGTGACCGTGGAGTGATAGGTATCGGATCGATAGATCGGGTACCCTGCGCCCGAAACAAAAAACCCGCAGGCCATGCCGATCCCTTTTCCTTTGGGGATTTTTCCCCGTTTTTCATGCCACCCTGACCCGTCCCGCACCGCCTCGATGCATTCCTTCATGCCGAGGCTGCTCATGTTGAGATCGTTGCAGGTGACATCCCCTGCGGACATCATATTCTTGAGCCGCAGTTCAATAGGATCCATGCCCAGTTCTTCGGCAATCACATCCAGCTGCTGTTCCCAGGCCGCCCGGGCCGCCACCCCGCCGTGGCCGCGTTGGGCCCCGCAGGCCGGTCTGTTGGTATAGACCCGGTAGCCGTCATACTTCATATTGGGGAGTTTGTACGGTCCGCCGAGGAGGGAGCCTGCGTAGTAGACCGTTGCAATGCCGAAACTCGCATAGGCGCCGCCCTCCAGATAGCACTCATTTTTGAGGGCCATCAGGGTCCCGTCCTTTTTCACGCCCGTGGTCAGGATATGGATAAACTGGTGGCGGCCCCTGGAAAAGAGAAATACCTGGTCCCGGTCATAGTTCATCTTGACCGGCTTTCCGGTCTTCATGGAGAGGAGACATGCGGCCAATTCCATCGGGTTTGCGGCGGCCTTGGGACCGAACCCGCCCCCTACATAGGGTTTGATCACCCGCACCTTGCCCACGGGGAGGCCCATTACCATGGCCACGGTGCGCTGCACGTAGTGGGGAACCTGCGTGGAGGTATGCAGGGTTAAATAGCCCAGATGGTTGTAATCCGCCACACACCCGTTGGGCTCCAGGAAGGCACCGTCCTGGCGTTTGTTCTTGAAGGTATCGGTCCGGATCAGGTCGCACTCCTTAAAGGCAGCCTCAACATCTCCAAACTCCTGGTGGACCTCGGCGCACAAGTTCCGTGGGTAATCCTCATGGATCACCGGGGCCCCTTCCGCCATGGCCTCTTCGGGGGTGAATACGGCCGGCAGTTCTGCATAATCCACCTTTATCAGGGAGACCGCCTTCAGGGCGGTCTCCAGGTCCACTGCGGCCACCGCGGCGATCTCGTCCCCCACATAACGCACTTTTTCTTTGCAGAACATGGTTTCATCGTATCGCGCCGGGCTGACCCCGTATCGGATTGAACCGGCATCCTCTGCCGTCACCACCGATTTGACCCCCGGAAGCCGCTTCGCCTCTGAGATATCGATGTTGAGGATTTTGGCATGGGGGAGAGGGCTCTGAAGAAGCGCGCCGAACAGCATCCCCGGCATGCGCAGGTCATCGATGTATTTGGCCCGTCCTGTGGCCTTGTCCGGGGCATCCAGTCTGGGCGCCCGGGTATTGATCACGTCATACTCAGTCATGTTACATCTCCTCTTGTGCTCGTTGTTCGGTCAGGATATGGGTCCCCGGTCCTTGACGCTCGCTATCGCCTCCACGATTTTCTGGTAGCCGGTGCACCGGCAGAGGTTTCCTGATATGGCCGATCGAATCTCTTTTTCGTCGGCATCCGGATTTTGATCGAGAAGGCTTTTGGCGGAGAGAATCATGCCGGAGGTGCAAAAACCGCACTGAACCGCGCCTTTCTCCACAAAAGACTGCTGAATAGGATGAAGCCCCTGATCCGTTTCCAGGCCTTCGATAGTCAAGATGGTTTTGCCGTCGGCCTGGACCGCCAGGACCAGGCAGGAATTAACGGTTTTTCCGTCCAATATCACCGTGCAGGTGCCGCATTCTCCCACCTCGCATCCCTTCTTGGTGCCGGTCAGCCCGATCTCTTCCCGGATGACATCCGCCAGGGTCCGGTTAGGTTCCACCGCTATTTCGTAGATTTTGTCATTAACGTTCAGACGTATGAGCCTTTTCATAGTGATCTCCTCCATTAGCGGGACCCTGCCCGTTTAAGCGCCATATTCAATGCCCTTCGGGTCAGCACGGCCACCATGTCGCGCCGGTATTCGGCCGATCCTCTGAAGTCATCAATCGGTTGCGCATCTCCGGCGGCAGCCTCTCCTGCCCGGGCAAAGAGCGGTTCAGAGGGCATTTGGCCTCCAAGGACGTCTTCTGCGGACTGAGACCGGATCGGGGTGGGTCCCACGGATCCGAGGATAACGCGGGCCTTACTGATGGGGCCGTCAGAGCCATCCAAGGAAATAAACGCAGCCACATTCACCAAGGAAATTTCAAAGGTTTGTCTGAGGCCCAGCTTGACATAGCTGTCGCCGTAATGCCCCTGGGGCGCCTCGATGACAATTCTTGTCAGAATTTCATCGGGGTCCATGACGGTCTTGCCCGGTGCCTTGAAAAAATCGTTCAGATCAACGGATCGTTCCCCGGAGGTCTTCATCAACACCGCCCTGGCTCCATAGGCCATCAGGGGCGGGGGGAGGTCCGCAGCAGGTCTCGCCGAGACCACGTTTCCGGATATGGTGGCAAGGTTCCGGATCAATGGCGAGCCGAGGACCCTCGCCCCTTGGGCAAGGGCGGCGAACTTCTTTTCAACGGCATCGGAACCGGCAATCTCGGCGGCGGTCACACAGGCGCCGATTTCCAGAAGGCCGTTTTCCCGGACAATGCCCTTTAAATCGTCGATCTTTGCAAGCGAGACCACATGGTCCGGCCGAATCAGGTTCTTCTTCATATTGACGATCAGGTCTGTTCCCCCTGCGATGGGGCGGGCCTTCTCCCTCAACCGGCCCATGATCTCGCAGGCCTCGGACACGGTAGTCGGCTCATGAAACTCAAAATGGGGTAATAGCACTTTCTTCTCCTGCAGTTAGTGTTAATATCCGGAATGCCGCTTCTTAATCGATTGCGGGTCCGTGGCCATCTTGCCTGGAAAACCTGTCTGCATATCCCTCAGTTGGAGGGCTTGCTGGAATTCATTGCCCAGCTTACAGAATATGCTGGTATCAAACCGGCAGAGTTTCGACTCGAGGAGTTTCTTGTCGGCATCCCCTGCGTGCTGCATCCATTGATGAAAATCAAGACCCCTTGGGAAATAGGCCGAGGCAAGAAATCCGGTGAGATCTGCTATCTTCCTCGTACGGTCCATGACGGAATCCAGGTATTGAAGTGAAACGATCCCTGAATCTCGCAATCTGTCGTAGAGGTGCGGCAATAAAGGTCTTTTCTCAATTTCGATG is drawn from Deltaproteobacteria bacterium and contains these coding sequences:
- a CDS encoding DUF4168 domain-containing protein; protein product: MLNKFGFIITAGIVCALVWAVPTAAQQESQQGYQGQQGAVPPKVEVNDAELDKAAAAYVQIAKIQKDFQESLQAAPDPDQRKGLQQKANQKMIQAVEGEGIAVDEYSQIITAVQSDDNLREKFMAKLQALQR
- a CDS encoding type II toxin-antitoxin system VapB family antitoxin, giving the protein MRTTINIQDALMEELLARSKAETKTQAVQVAITDYLKRKAADDLIALSGNIHIDSDWEADEERELNEYRDHS
- a CDS encoding PIN domain-containing protein — translated: MNTGIIADTCIWIEFFRKPDAALTVHLKRLIREEQVVMTGMVLAEILQGIKSQKEAGLVRDHLQKLPYLETTRKIWENAGQISASLRARGITIPLSDLIIAATAMSHGCEVFTVDPHFDQVKELKRHYAE
- a CDS encoding DUF2080 family transposase-associated protein, giving the protein MVEKIVKLSGNSGRVYLPLLWVGCRVKIVRLD
- a CDS encoding formate dehydrogenase accessory protein FdhE; amino-acid sequence: MESATPHSDIVVSLATQIQTMAERKPVLKEILDAFMGIMMTGAELRTELAALSAPSIVRPDPTRLSAGVPLLFDVEFQERVPGLTAGVKKMLTAVGTAFPPLKADGAKLFSSVVEDSKAPAAWLRMLLRNEDAPLRKLAEEVGLEPDVLRIELKQVFKPYLQWLAHGLARHVEGIAWDRGYCPICGAYPDTSFLKKGEAEQEFLMAHGSQRWLHCALCSYEWRLRRIHCPYCGTEDADSLEYLAAKETPHEKVYVCHKCNKYLTCLDTSELIEKPPSDLIPFELLHLDIIARQKGFTPLNRGHWNSMAV
- a CDS encoding IclR family transcriptional regulator, translating into MGPEIAPRHSRTENGTGYRAPAVQKAFQLLQRVASAEDGLCLAEISQDLGFSKSTTHGLIQALVAVGALDQTPLRKKFFLGPSIMDLAFKSRNYFAMSTEVRPILERLRNRINETVFLGVLSDSRGIILAAARASKTLTISSSPGDTIPLLAGAVGKAYLASLSETQALAVIQEKGLRKYTSASIVDETAYIKELARVRQDGFALDNEEYLAGVKALAIYLGLHRGLPLLVWVVGFTDSMSKERMPQIIQGTLDAANELRSVIEAKQ
- a CDS encoding molybdopterin-dependent oxidoreductase, encoding MTEYDVINTRAPRLDAPDKATGRAKYIDDLRMPGMLFGALLQSPLPHAKILNIDISEAKRLPGVKSVVTAEDAGSIRYGVSPARYDETMFCKEKVRYVGDEIAAVAAVDLETALKAVSLIKVDYAELPAVFTPEEAMAEGAPVIHEDYPRNLCAEVHQEFGDVEAAFKECDLIRTDTFKNKRQDGAFLEPNGCVADYNHLGYLTLHTSTQVPHYVQRTVAMVMGLPVGKVRVIKPYVGGGFGPKAAANPMELAACLLSMKTGKPVKMNYDRDQVFLFSRGRHQFIHILTTGVKKDGTLMALKNECYLEGGAYASFGIATVYYAGSLLGGPYKLPNMKYDGYRVYTNRPACGAQRGHGGVAARAAWEQQLDVIAEELGMDPIELRLKNMMSAGDVTCNDLNMSSLGMKECIEAVRDGSGWHEKRGKIPKGKGIGMACGFFVSGAGYPIYRSDTYHSTVTVKLSEDGGTVHVYTGSAEIGQGSDTTMAMIAAEALGVPLDHVSISSGDTEFGVDLGAYSSRQTLMTGHATKMAAESVKAQVLEVLSGALDVPKEEMDIKKGRIVFKRGTPDFEPIRTRYIKEHRGWKDQPAGDDLTFREAARIAYLAKGTIVGTGKYRPGELGGKFKGAAVGTSPAYGCSAQVVQVSVDMETGKVTVDRMTDAHDCGFAINRTSVEAQMEGSLSMGLGEAMFEEVKFDDRGRILNANLGEYKIPTALDMPPIDAIIVESNEPNGPFGAKEVGEGAIMPTIPAILNAVYNATGVRIWELPLTPERVYMALKKKKNGA
- a CDS encoding (2Fe-2S)-binding protein; its protein translation is MKRLIRLNVNDKIYEIAVEPNRTLADVIREEIGLTGTKKGCEVGECGTCTVILDGKTVNSCLVLAVQADGKTILTIEGLETDQGLHPIQQSFVEKGAVQCGFCTSGMILSAKSLLDQNPDADEKEIRSAISGNLCRCTGYQKIVEAIASVKDRGPIS
- a CDS encoding xanthine dehydrogenase family protein subunit M, translating into MLLPHFEFHEPTTVSEACEIMGRLREKARPIAGGTDLIVNMKKNLIRPDHVVSLAKIDDLKGIVRENGLLEIGACVTAAEIAGSDAVEKKFAALAQGARVLGSPLIRNLATISGNVVSARPAADLPPPLMAYGARAVLMKTSGERSVDLNDFFKAPGKTVMDPDEILTRIVIEAPQGHYGDSYVKLGLRQTFEISLVNVAAFISLDGSDGPISKARVILGSVGPTPIRSQSAEDVLGGQMPSEPLFARAGEAAAGDAQPIDDFRGSAEYRRDMVAVLTRRALNMALKRAGSR